The Cydia splendana chromosome Z, ilCydSple1.2, whole genome shotgun sequence genome window below encodes:
- the LOC134804496 gene encoding uncharacterized protein LOC134804496, translating to MNIRSDKQKIPADLSLAALLSAGLTLVISPIYIVLCILALVYRYRCDSGMVSGATGDSYFIYTLYRIYIQADTCGNPDSSPPAGVILTTPDAVFVFVIAILTATVLSCAAAITLIVVTVNNKSGLVFATIWTYICICVASLVVDVTYAVFFGKDYAEMSYTMEIHFPGIASNYLNDVLRLGSFLFMTIALKGFLAPVINIVLLILLATYASNYRNKLQTEEHSIHKVGAIHAYDQHVNRGFVEEEPRSHPRSPLRAAPAQANTLPLPPHTPLSDYSNNRDYDRSNSWQHTPAPMPFSYMEEPRRMRASPAAGEQWRHDSWPAAPPVPAPDYSPPARRLKSALKPNYM from the exons ATGAATATAAGGAGCGATAAACAGAAAATTCCTGCGGACCTCTCTCTGGCTGCGTTACTGTCGGCGGGATTAACTCTT GTAATATCACCAATATACATCGTGTTATGTATCCTCGCTTTAGTTTACCGCTACAGATGCGACTCAGGGATGGTGTCCGGGGCTACTGGAGACAGTTACTTCATCTACACACTCTATAGAATATACATACAAG CGGACACATGCGGAAACCCGGATTCGTCGCCACCAGCAGGTGTTATACTTACGACACCAGACGCAGTTTTTGTTTTCGTTATTGCTATTTTGACTGCCACCGTTTTAAGCTGTGCAGCTGCCATCACGCTTATTG TGGTCACTGTTAATAACAAAAGTGGGCTCGTATTTGCCACCATATGGACATATATTTGTATATGTGTAGCGTCATTGGTGGTCGATGTAACATACGCTGTTTTCTTTGGAAAAGATTATGCGGAAATGAGTTATACAATG GAAATCCATTTTCCTGGAATCGCAAGTAATTATTTGAATGATGTTCTCCGACTAGGGTCTTTTCTTTTCATGACAATTGCTCTGAAGGGATTCCTTGCTCCTGTAATAAATATTGTTCTACTTATATTGTTAGCGACATATGCTTCTAACTACAGGAATAAACTTCAAACCGAAGAG CATTCCATACACAAAGTGGGAGCGATTCACGCATATGA CCAACATGTGAACCGTGGTTTCGTGGAAGAGGAGCCGCGCAGCCACCCTCGCAGCCCGCTGCGGGCCGCACCGGCACAGGCTAACACTCTGCCATTGCCACCGCACACTCCGCTGTCGGACTATTCCAA CAACCGAGATTATGACCGCTCCAACTCTTGGCAACACACTCCAGCGCCGATGCCATTCTCGTACATGGAGGAGCCCCGGCGGATGCGGGCGAGCCCCGCCGCGGGCGAGCAGTGGCGGCACGACTCCTGGCCAGCCGCGCCGCCGGTCCCGGCGCCCGACTACAGCCCGCCAGCCCGTCGGCTCAAATCAGCCTTAAAACCGAACTATATGTAG